Proteins found in one Vallitalea guaymasensis genomic segment:
- a CDS encoding aldehyde dehydrogenase → MRELVEKQRNYFLTHETKDLAFRKKQLKLLREAIQKYETRLFDGLNKDFRKSKFETYETEIGMALEEIRYTIKHLSRWAKPKKRPTPLAHFKSTSRIYSEPYGVVLVMSPWNYPFLLTISPVIGAMAAGNCVVVKTSRYVPHTSSVIKEMIEEYFDPKYITVVEGGRDVNTALLAEKFDYIFFTGSPTVGKIVMEAGAKNLTPVTLELGGKSPCIVDETANIKIAAKRIIWGKLVNAGQTCVAPDYILAHKSVKNQLVEELKKVITSYYGENIYESPDFPRIVNEKHYNRVSGLINKDKVVFGGETVEKDNYVSPTIMDNVIWDDDVMKEEIFGPLIPVLEFDKIKDVIALLNDKPKPLALYYFSTNKSNINEVLKKVSYGGGCVNDTLVHLANINMPFGGVGNSGMGGYHGIDSFRTFSHHKSVLTKAMWIDIPARYPPYNEKDLKTIRKLLK, encoded by the coding sequence TTGAGAGAGTTAGTTGAAAAGCAAAGAAATTATTTTTTAACTCATGAAACAAAAGATTTAGCTTTCCGTAAGAAACAATTGAAACTATTGAGAGAAGCTATACAAAAATATGAAACCAGACTCTTTGACGGCTTGAATAAAGACTTCAGAAAATCAAAATTTGAGACTTATGAGACAGAAATAGGTATGGCCCTGGAAGAAATAAGATATACCATAAAACATCTGAGTAGATGGGCAAAACCTAAGAAAAGACCAACACCATTAGCGCATTTTAAATCAACTAGCAGAATATATTCAGAACCATATGGAGTAGTATTAGTAATGTCTCCATGGAATTATCCATTTCTATTGACTATATCTCCAGTTATAGGAGCTATGGCAGCAGGTAACTGTGTAGTAGTAAAAACATCTAGGTATGTACCTCATACATCTTCAGTAATAAAGGAAATGATTGAAGAATACTTTGATCCAAAGTACATAACTGTTGTTGAAGGAGGACGTGATGTAAATACTGCATTGTTAGCGGAGAAATTCGATTACATATTCTTTACTGGAAGTCCTACTGTAGGAAAAATAGTTATGGAAGCTGGAGCTAAGAACTTGACACCAGTAACATTGGAATTAGGTGGAAAGAGTCCTTGTATAGTAGATGAAACAGCCAATATCAAGATAGCCGCAAAAAGAATTATTTGGGGTAAATTGGTGAATGCAGGTCAAACCTGTGTTGCACCAGATTATATATTAGCCCACAAAAGTGTTAAAAATCAACTCGTTGAAGAATTAAAAAAAGTTATAACTAGTTACTATGGTGAAAACATCTATGAATCACCTGATTTCCCTAGAATAGTTAATGAAAAACATTATAATAGAGTATCAGGTCTGATAAATAAGGATAAAGTTGTTTTTGGTGGTGAAACAGTTGAAAAAGATAATTATGTATCACCTACAATAATGGATAATGTAATATGGGATGATGATGTAATGAAAGAAGAAATCTTTGGACCATTAATCCCAGTACTTGAATTTGATAAAATAAAAGATGTAATAGCATTATTGAATGATAAACCAAAACCATTAGCACTATACTATTTCTCAACCAATAAATCTAATATAAATGAAGTACTCAAAAAAGTTTCATATGGTGGAGGATGTGTTAATGATACATTGGTACATCTTGCTAATATAAATATGCCGTTCGGAGGAGTAGGAAACAGTGGAATGGGTGGCTATCATGGAATAGATAGTTTCAGAACATTTAGTCACCATAAGAGTGTCCTCACAAAAGCAATGTGGATAGACATACCAGCCAGGTATCCTCCTTACAATGAAAAAGATCTGAAGACTATAAGAAAATTATTGAAGTAA
- a CDS encoding lysophospholipid acyltransferase family protein — MIRTIFWFIAFWIYQVYSLFNRFRYWYLGKMGNEEKQLEVLQKTTTKWAKNMVRFTGSKVIVKGVENIPDRNVLFVSNHQGNFDIPLLMGYIPRLKGFVAKVELEKMPIVSGWMKKLGCLFLDRSNPRQSLKVILKGIEDLKNGHTLVIFPEGTRSKSNVMGEFKKGSLKLAIKSGVPIVPITINGSYKLLEEKKRIRKSNVKIIVHPPIYMDDLSKEDKDNLITNVYNIVQSGLDK, encoded by the coding sequence ATGATACGTACAATTTTTTGGTTCATAGCTTTTTGGATATATCAAGTATATAGTTTGTTCAACCGCTTTAGATACTGGTATCTAGGAAAAATGGGAAATGAAGAAAAACAATTAGAGGTATTACAAAAAACAACGACCAAATGGGCTAAAAACATGGTTAGATTTACAGGCAGTAAGGTAATAGTCAAAGGTGTAGAAAATATACCAGACAGAAATGTCCTGTTCGTATCTAATCATCAAGGTAATTTTGATATACCATTATTGATGGGATATATTCCTAGACTAAAAGGCTTTGTAGCAAAAGTAGAGCTTGAAAAAATGCCTATAGTAAGTGGATGGATGAAAAAATTAGGTTGTCTTTTTCTGGATAGAAGTAATCCAAGACAATCACTAAAAGTAATTCTAAAAGGTATTGAAGATTTAAAAAATGGACACACATTGGTAATCTTTCCAGAAGGAACACGAAGTAAAAGCAATGTTATGGGTGAATTCAAAAAAGGTAGTTTAAAACTTGCTATAAAATCAGGAGTACCCATAGTACCTATTACTATCAATGGTTCATACAAATTACTGGAAGAGAAAAAAAGAATAAGAAAATCCAATGTAAAAATAATAGTTCATCCACCAATATATATGGATGACCTGTCAAAAGAAGACAAAGACAATTTAATCACCAATGTCTATAATATAGTACAATCTGGATTAGATAAATAA
- a CDS encoding ABC transporter permease, whose protein sequence is MNAISIAYKNMKSNLGLYKLHFLALVFSVMAYYQFSAMRYNPEVLTVSEQEMVSTLGHVTAIMLIVFLLYFSWFSSSFFLQQRKKEIGLYTLMGVSNYKVALIYAMENLIMSTLAIITGCLIGAAFGKLFMMILARYCNMGVDIKFFISGKAILETAIIFGVISLFFSIKGYINIIRSSLLSLINAMKKEEAIPKASIITGILSLVVIGAGYYCTRLAMGLNFLLFTLITTILVIIGTYMLFRSTTTIILKRLIKNKNILYRKTNIMTISNLCYRIRRNYKVYATIAILLTSTITAFGTVTSLNYTNNSIKDIDYPFSFTVLADTEQRKDEINRVLQDEQVDRAFDNHFEILKVDNAKTKDYNYRGATIVRYEDYKKVIDNVGYKFDKGIFADKPLNDFEGMFNENSHTLFSLFKVNEVEINGQKIDIKKMFRAPLYGTGIPVDAIIVNDNTYKAFESIGEKYYFSGYKLKDETILTNELEDKVSALSEEGYTFFKNGKHDSQTKNNVIKIVYILGAFLALVFIMATGSIIYFKIITEAMEDKDKYTTLSKIGMEESTITKIIRTQVGMAFILPLLVSIVHTIVAIKVLENLIGILLNIPILISIGVVSLIFFMYYLLTVKHYRKLIKQ, encoded by the coding sequence ATGAATGCGATTAGTATTGCTTATAAAAATATGAAAAGTAATCTTGGTCTATATAAGCTTCATTTTCTTGCGCTGGTTTTCTCTGTAATGGCATATTATCAATTCAGTGCCATGAGATATAATCCAGAAGTGCTGACTGTATCTGAACAAGAGATGGTATCAACTCTAGGTCATGTAACAGCTATTATGCTTATAGTATTTCTCTTATATTTTTCATGGTTCTCAAGTTCTTTTTTTCTACAACAGAGGAAAAAGGAGATTGGATTATATACTCTAATGGGAGTAAGCAACTATAAGGTAGCTTTAATCTATGCCATGGAAAACCTGATAATGAGTACTTTGGCTATTATTACGGGATGTCTTATAGGTGCTGCTTTTGGTAAACTGTTCATGATGATCTTAGCAAGATATTGCAATATGGGAGTAGACATCAAGTTTTTTATATCAGGTAAAGCAATCCTAGAAACAGCAATCATTTTTGGGGTTATAAGTTTGTTCTTCTCAATAAAAGGATACATTAATATCATCAGAAGCAGTCTTTTATCCCTTATAAACGCAATGAAAAAAGAAGAAGCAATTCCAAAAGCAAGTATAATAACAGGAATATTATCACTAGTAGTAATTGGAGCTGGATATTACTGTACTAGATTAGCCATGGGACTGAATTTTTTACTTTTTACCCTCATAACTACTATACTTGTTATAATAGGAACTTATATGCTATTCAGAAGTACCACAACTATTATTCTAAAAAGATTGATAAAGAATAAAAATATACTATACCGTAAAACCAACATAATGACTATATCCAATCTATGCTATCGTATAAGAAGAAACTATAAGGTATACGCAACTATAGCAATACTTCTTACTAGTACCATTACAGCATTTGGAACAGTAACATCACTTAACTATACCAATAATAGTATAAAAGATATTGATTATCCGTTTTCATTTACTGTATTAGCTGATACTGAGCAAAGAAAAGATGAAATAAATAGGGTACTACAAGATGAACAAGTTGATAGGGCATTTGATAACCATTTTGAAATATTAAAAGTGGATAATGCAAAAACAAAAGATTATAATTATCGTGGTGCTACAATTGTACGATACGAGGATTATAAAAAAGTTATTGATAATGTTGGATATAAATTTGATAAAGGGATATTCGCAGATAAACCTCTAAATGACTTTGAAGGTATGTTCAATGAGAATTCCCATACCTTATTTAGCTTGTTCAAAGTGAATGAAGTAGAGATAAACGGCCAGAAAATAGATATAAAAAAAATGTTTAGAGCACCACTATATGGAACAGGAATACCTGTTGATGCTATTATTGTTAATGACAATACCTATAAAGCTTTTGAAAGTATAGGCGAAAAATATTATTTCAGTGGCTATAAACTAAAAGATGAAACCATACTAACTAATGAACTGGAAGATAAGGTATCTGCACTCTCAGAAGAAGGATACACTTTCTTTAAAAATGGTAAACATGATTCACAAACCAAAAATAATGTAATAAAAATTGTATACATCCTTGGAGCCTTCCTGGCATTAGTATTCATCATGGCTACAGGTAGTATCATCTACTTCAAAATAATAACCGAAGCAATGGAAGACAAAGATAAATACACCACCTTAAGTAAAATAGGAATGGAAGAATCAACAATCACAAAAATAATACGTACCCAAGTAGGAATGGCATTCATCCTCCCATTATTAGTATCCATAGTCCACACAATAGTTGCTATCAAAGTACTTGAAAACCTAATAGGAATACTACTCAACATACCTATCCTCATAAGTATAGGAGTAGTGTCCTTAATATTCTTCATGTACTACCTACTAACTGTAAAACATTATAGGAAATTAATAAAACAATAA
- a CDS encoding ABC transporter ATP-binding protein has protein sequence MANVIETKGIKKIYKAKGIETYAVNGVDITIEEGEFFGIMGPSGSGKTTLLNLMSTIDSPTEGQINFKGMDLATMKGKKLAEFRRKNIGFLFQDFNLLNNLSIMDNIALPLVLAGVKTVTVKKKINELASFFGLSEHLYKYPYQLSGGQKQRVAATRALITKPAVILADEPTGALDSKSASELLENLRKTNEKFGSTIVMVTHDAFTASYCDRIIFIQDGKILTQLKKDGNRKNLYKRILDQLASMGGINHECD, from the coding sequence ATGGCAAATGTAATTGAAACAAAAGGAATAAAAAAAATATACAAAGCCAAAGGCATAGAAACTTATGCTGTAAATGGTGTGGATATAACAATTGAAGAAGGTGAGTTCTTTGGAATAATGGGTCCTTCAGGAAGTGGTAAAACAACTTTATTAAATCTTATGTCAACTATTGATTCACCAACAGAAGGACAAATCAATTTTAAAGGCATGGACTTGGCTACAATGAAGGGAAAGAAGTTAGCAGAATTTCGTAGAAAGAATATTGGATTCTTGTTCCAGGATTTCAATCTGCTTAATAACTTAAGTATAATGGACAATATTGCTCTACCACTAGTATTGGCAGGAGTCAAAACAGTGACTGTCAAAAAGAAAATTAACGAGTTAGCTTCATTTTTCGGGCTGTCAGAGCATTTATATAAATATCCATATCAACTATCAGGTGGACAGAAACAAAGAGTAGCAGCAACAAGAGCTTTGATTACAAAACCTGCTGTAATTCTAGCTGACGAACCAACAGGCGCACTAGACTCAAAATCTGCTTCAGAACTATTGGAAAATCTTAGAAAGACCAATGAAAAATTTGGTTCAACTATAGTAATGGTTACTCACGATGCCTTTACAGCTAGTTATTGTGATAGAATAATTTTTATACAAGACGGTAAAATATTGACTCAGTTAAAAAAAGATGGAAACAGGAAAAATTTATATAAAAGAATTTTGGATCAGTTAGCTAGCATGGGAGGTATTAACCATGAATGCGATTAG
- the tnpA gene encoding IS200/IS605 family transposase, with product MDNKSLAHTKWNCKYHIVFAPKYRRQIIYGKIKKDIGQIIRKLCEYKGVEIIEANACKDHIHMLVSVPPKLSVSQFVGYLKGKSSLMIFDRHANLKYKYGNRKFWCKGYFVDTVGRNKKAIEQYIRNQLQEDIASDQLSLKEYIDPFTGKPIIKG from the coding sequence ATGGACAACAAAAGTTTAGCACATACCAAATGGAATTGCAAATATCATATAGTATTTGCACCAAAATACAGACGTCAAATAATTTATGGAAAGATAAAAAAAGATATTGGGCAGATAATTCGTAAATTATGTGAGTATAAAGGCGTAGAAATAATAGAAGCAAATGCATGTAAAGATCACATACATATGTTAGTAAGTGTACCACCTAAATTAAGTGTATCACAGTTTGTAGGATATCTAAAAGGAAAAAGTTCGCTGATGATATTTGACAGACATGCTAATTTAAAATATAAATATGGGAATAGAAAATTTTGGTGTAAAGGATATTTTGTAGATACAGTAGGAAGGAACAAGAAGGCAATAGAACAGTATATAAGAAATCAATTACAAGAAGATATAGCCTCAGATCAATTAAGTCTGAAGGAATATATTGACCCGTTTACGGGTAAGCCGATAATAAAAGGCTAA
- the amrB gene encoding AmmeMemoRadiSam system protein B — protein sequence MKRLIISIIVFIMIMTLSSCNKEKSDNIVVDDAVSTETEIIIPREEVNEVRPPLLDSCKFIDERSFIKSINESTLISEEDNIIAGIIPHHDVASKYVASLYMTIANKKQPEVIILIGPNHPGEGPRFQIGNYDFNTRAGVVKSDSDIINNLANYPDINYAIEEVFKNEHSVGLHMNYIKQYFNKAKVVPITIGETRNDEGILDVAKAITTEIKDKEFIIIASIDFSHYLTLEEANEKDEITRKIIEESDVDRMIGLSNDHIDSPSSYALLIEILNELGIDYTCKINGHDNSANIIGDKKIQETTSYFSVSYIK from the coding sequence ATGAAACGATTAATAATTAGTATTATAGTATTTATCATGATAATGACTCTATCATCTTGTAATAAAGAAAAATCAGATAATATTGTTGTTGACGATGCTGTAAGTACTGAAACTGAAATAATTATACCAAGGGAAGAAGTGAATGAGGTTAGACCACCTTTACTGGACAGTTGCAAATTTATAGATGAAAGATCATTTATCAAATCCATAAATGAAAGTACACTAATAAGTGAAGAGGACAATATTATAGCTGGGATAATACCACATCATGATGTAGCCAGTAAATATGTGGCTTCATTATATATGACTATAGCTAACAAAAAACAACCAGAAGTCATTATATTGATAGGACCCAATCATCCTGGTGAAGGACCAAGATTCCAGATAGGTAATTATGATTTCAACACTAGAGCAGGAGTTGTAAAAAGCGATTCTGATATAATAAATAACTTAGCAAATTATCCTGACATTAATTATGCCATAGAAGAAGTTTTTAAAAATGAGCATTCTGTAGGGTTGCATATGAATTACATAAAACAGTATTTCAATAAAGCCAAGGTCGTTCCTATCACAATAGGCGAAACTAGAAACGATGAGGGCATATTAGATGTAGCTAAAGCAATAACAACAGAAATAAAAGATAAAGAATTTATTATCATAGCTTCAATAGATTTTTCACATTATCTTACATTGGAAGAAGCTAATGAAAAAGATGAAATAACCAGAAAAATCATTGAAGAATCAGATGTAGATAGAATGATTGGTTTGAGTAATGATCACATAGATTCACCTTCTTCCTATGCATTACTAATTGAAATTCTAAATGAACTTGGAATAGACTATACTTGTAAGATTAATGGACATGATAATTCAGCTAATATAATAGGAGATAAAAAAATTCAAGAAACTACCAGTTATTTTTCAGTTAGTTATATTAAGTAA